In the genome of Desulfatiglans sp., one region contains:
- a CDS encoding pyrroline-5-carboxylate reductase, which yields MNFTEKGIGFIGAGNMASALIKGIIASSLFNHDMIKASDSNPEKIRALSNSYKVEGILSNRELCNACNIIVLSIKPQVMAMVLEEIKGAINKNHLVISIAAGIRINAIETILGADVPVIRVMPNTPALVQMGVSAIAAGGAVNVDHLNIALDILKAVGNVFTVDEAMMDAVTAVSGSGPGFVFRLMECIVEAAQKQGFDQETAKNMVINTFLGAAMLAQKTATPLSELRKMVTSPGGTTEAGLKYMDENKIGDILEGMIEAAKKRSVELGKKE from the coding sequence ATGAATTTTACAGAAAAAGGGATTGGCTTTATAGGCGCTGGCAATATGGCGAGTGCCCTTATCAAGGGGATTATTGCGAGTAGTCTTTTTAATCATGACATGATCAAGGCGTCTGACAGCAACCCTGAAAAGATCAGGGCACTGAGTAACTCTTATAAGGTAGAGGGTATCTTATCCAACAGGGAATTATGCAACGCATGCAATATTATTGTCCTTTCAATAAAGCCCCAGGTAATGGCAATGGTTTTGGAAGAGATAAAAGGGGCCATAAACAAAAATCATCTGGTCATATCCATTGCGGCGGGTATCAGGATAAATGCCATAGAGACAATCCTTGGGGCTGATGTGCCGGTAATAAGGGTAATGCCCAATACCCCTGCCCTTGTCCAGATGGGGGTGAGTGCAATAGCCGCAGGGGGCGCTGTTAATGTGGATCACCTGAATATTGCCCTGGATATTTTAAAGGCGGTCGGCAATGTCTTTACTGTGGATGAGGCCATGATGGATGCGGTAACGGCTGTATCCGGGAGCGGGCCGGGTTTTGTATTCAGGCTGATGGAATGCATTGTTGAAGCTGCCCAAAAACAGGGTTTTGACCAGGAGACCGCAAAGAATATGGTGATAAATACATTTCTTGGTGCGGCCATGCTTGCACAAAAAACAGCCACACCCCTGTCTGAGTTAAGGAAAATGGTCACCTCGCCCGGTGGCACAACAGAGGCAGGGCTTAAATATATGGATGAAAATAAAATCGGGGATATCCTTGAGGGGATGATAGAAGCAGCGAAAAAGAGATCAGTGGAACTGGGGAAGAAGGAGTAA
- a CDS encoding Na/Pi cotransporter family protein translates to MVTVIFQALGGLGMFLYGMKIMSEGLQKFAGNRLRHILNMVSNNRFVGCGVGTLITSIVQSSSATSVMLVGFVDAGLMNLTQAVGVVIGANIGTTITAQLIAFKITAYALPVIALGVFIKFFTGHTKWIYLGDVLLGFGLVFYGLSTMSNGLASLKNEPFFISFLTGFQANTIIGITLCVLTGAILTMILQSSSATVGITMAMAFQGMINFETSVALIMGENIGTTITAQLASIGSNINARRTANAHTLFNTIGVIIIIIFFPFFIEIVQYLTSAIMNFGPADQLVNGVRPNISRYIANSHTLFNIVNAVVFLFALPYLVRMTIWLTPYSEKKEGFEEFRKIKFIDSKYIETPSVALAQARAEIIRMGEAVETMYDDVVRAIKSRKIKDLSKWRRREDMLDNLQKEITKFLVNIMQQPITSEESNEISALTRMANNFERAGDEVEHIARLIERLIEQNLFFSDEGMKDYETISTDVRKFLTIVNTAIREEDTDVIERAKELEILIDRMKEEMKERHLMRLRDGICKVDPGLVMVDLISTFEKLGDLFFNVAQAVAGRRF, encoded by the coding sequence ATGGTTACAGTGATATTTCAGGCCCTTGGCGGACTGGGTATGTTTTTATACGGCATGAAGATCATGTCCGAGGGGCTACAGAAATTCGCAGGCAACAGGCTCAGGCATATATTAAATATGGTCTCTAACAACCGTTTTGTGGGTTGCGGCGTAGGCACACTTATTACAAGCATAGTACAGAGTTCAAGCGCCACATCGGTAATGCTGGTAGGATTTGTTGATGCAGGGCTTATGAATCTTACCCAGGCAGTCGGTGTGGTTATAGGAGCAAATATAGGAACAACCATAACCGCCCAGCTCATAGCCTTCAAGATAACAGCCTATGCCCTTCCGGTTATTGCCCTTGGAGTATTTATCAAGTTTTTCACAGGACATACCAAATGGATATACCTTGGTGATGTGCTGCTTGGTTTTGGCCTTGTTTTTTATGGCCTCTCCACTATGTCAAACGGCCTTGCGTCGCTTAAAAACGAGCCCTTTTTTATCTCTTTTTTAACCGGGTTCCAGGCTAATACAATCATAGGGATAACCCTCTGTGTGCTGACAGGCGCAATACTGACCATGATCCTCCAGAGTTCAAGCGCCACGGTCGGTATTACAATGGCAATGGCATTTCAGGGGATGATCAATTTTGAAACAAGCGTCGCTCTCATCATGGGGGAGAATATCGGCACCACCATTACTGCACAGCTTGCAAGCATAGGCTCCAATATCAATGCAAGGCGAACGGCCAATGCACATACCCTTTTTAATACAATAGGGGTTATTATCATAATTATCTTCTTTCCTTTTTTCATTGAGATTGTCCAGTATCTCACGAGCGCGATCATGAATTTTGGCCCTGCAGATCAGCTTGTCAATGGCGTGCGCCCCAACATATCAAGATACATAGCCAATTCTCACACCCTTTTTAATATTGTAAATGCGGTCGTTTTCCTTTTTGCGCTTCCATACCTTGTAAGGATGACAATATGGCTTACCCCCTATTCAGAAAAAAAAGAGGGTTTTGAGGAGTTCAGAAAGATCAAGTTTATTGACAGTAAATATATTGAGACCCCGTCTGTTGCACTTGCACAGGCCAGGGCAGAGATAATCAGGATGGGTGAAGCGGTAGAGACAATGTATGACGATGTTGTCAGGGCTATAAAATCCCGGAAGATAAAGGACCTTTCAAAATGGAGAAGAAGGGAGGACATGCTTGATAACCTCCAGAAAGAAATAACCAAATTTCTGGTCAATATCATGCAGCAGCCCATTACATCGGAGGAATCAAACGAGATATCTGCACTTACAAGGATGGCAAATAATTTTGAACGGGCCGGCGATGAGGTGGAACATATTGCAAGGTTGATTGAAAGGCTGATAGAACAGAACCTCTTTTTTTCTGACGAGGGGATGAAGGATTATGAAACCATCTCAACAGATGTGCGAAAATTTTTAACCATTGTAAATACCGCCATCAGGGAAGAAGATACAGATGTTATTGAAAGGGCAAAGGAGCTGGAGATTTTAATAGACAGGATGAAGGAAGAGATGAAGGAGAGGCACCTCATGAGGCTGAGGGACGGCATATGTAAGGTTGACCCTGGCCTTGTAATGGTAGACCTCATTTCAACCTTTGAGAAGCTTGGAGACCTCTTCTTCAATGTTGCCCAGGCAGTGGCTGGCAGAAGGTTCTAG
- a CDS encoding ATPase, which produces MTDKRVLYAGVDIGASRTKVALLDNLKNLKGFSVKKSGTDFSRTAEDGLNEALTMANASRDAVTRTVSTGYGRTNVTFSNDTRTEIGCHAKGAFHYFNRAMTIIDIGGQDNKVIKLDSEGRRINFKMNRKCAAGTGAFLEEMSARLDIPIEDMDGLAKQSTEMVELGSFCTVFSATEVLEKIRQGKKVPDIIKGLFFSVIKRVLEMDLITPPIVMTGGIVEHNPYLVEMIKEKTGTEVLLPEHPQLAGAVGAALFAMEL; this is translated from the coding sequence ATGACAGATAAAAGAGTTTTATATGCGGGGGTGGATATAGGCGCCTCCCGCACAAAGGTTGCCCTGCTTGATAATCTGAAAAACCTCAAGGGGTTTTCTGTTAAAAAATCAGGGACAGATTTCAGCCGAACCGCAGAAGATGGCCTTAACGAGGCACTCACAATGGCAAATGCATCGCGTGATGCAGTCACCCGCACTGTTTCCACAGGTTATGGAAGGACAAATGTAACCTTTAGCAATGATACCAGGACAGAGATCGGGTGCCATGCAAAGGGGGCGTTTCATTATTTTAACAGGGCAATGACAATAATAGACATAGGCGGCCAGGATAACAAGGTTATCAAGCTTGACAGCGAAGGGAGACGCATCAACTTCAAGATGAACAGGAAGTGCGCTGCCGGTACAGGGGCATTTCTGGAGGAGATGTCAGCCAGGCTCGATATCCCCATAGAGGATATGGATGGTCTTGCAAAACAGTCGACCGAGATGGTGGAGCTTGGCAGCTTCTGCACGGTCTTTTCAGCAACAGAGGTGCTGGAGAAGATCAGGCAGGGGAAAAAGGTGCCTGATATCATAAAGGGGCTCTTTTTTTCTGTTATAAAACGTGTGCTGGAGATGGATCTGATCACCCCGCCCATTGTTATGACAGGGGGAATAGTGGAGCATAACCCCTACCTGGTGGAGATGATAAAAGAGAAAACAGGCACAGAGGTATTATTGCCCGAACACCCCCAGCTTGCGGGTGCAGTTGGCGCAGCCCTCTTTGCAATGGAGTTATAG
- a CDS encoding 2-hydroxyacyl-CoA dehydratase has product MSEEKKPARKKFECQGLYNKVMANHFYELDEAAKTGSKKIAWCTSVGPAELLRGMGFLVYFPENHGAMLGATRMATDLIPYANAIGYSPDICSYLTSDIGSFLQKKTPLTTAYKMESVPKPDILVFNTNQCRDVQDWFAWYSRELNVPMVGIHTHRDIGEIRGFQVSDIAKQTEALIPELEKVSGERFDMDRFKEAVELSRQTSVLWRACLETASAIPSPWTFFDATIHMGPAVVARGTKEAVDYYEVLLKELKERVAGKVAAIENERHRIYWDGMPVWGKLSTLSNQFAELNTCIVASTYCNSWIFDQLDPKDPFESMGRAYTELFIVRDEAFKERYMRNCFEKYKFDGIIFHDAKTCPNNSNNRYGLSERISETLGIPRLVINGDLNDLRCYSEEQAKTNIEAFIEQLDER; this is encoded by the coding sequence ATGAGTGAAGAGAAAAAACCTGCCAGAAAAAAGTTTGAGTGTCAGGGTCTATATAACAAAGTAATGGCAAACCATTTTTATGAGCTGGATGAGGCAGCTAAAACCGGGTCAAAAAAGATCGCATGGTGCACAAGTGTTGGCCCTGCTGAACTGCTTAGGGGCATGGGTTTTCTGGTCTACTTTCCTGAAAATCACGGGGCCATGCTTGGCGCTACCAGGATGGCCACTGATCTTATTCCATATGCAAATGCCATAGGTTATTCACCTGACATCTGCTCATACCTTACAAGCGATATAGGCTCATTCCTCCAGAAAAAGACACCGCTCACCACCGCCTACAAGATGGAGTCTGTGCCAAAGCCGGATATCCTGGTCTTTAATACAAACCAGTGCCGAGACGTTCAGGACTGGTTTGCATGGTATTCAAGGGAGCTTAATGTCCCCATGGTAGGCATACATACCCACAGGGACATAGGAGAGATCAGGGGTTTCCAGGTGAGTGATATTGCCAAACAGACAGAGGCGCTTATCCCTGAACTTGAAAAGGTTTCCGGTGAAAGGTTTGATATGGACCGTTTCAAGGAGGCGGTTGAACTCTCAAGACAGACATCCGTGCTATGGAGGGCATGCCTTGAGACCGCATCTGCCATTCCATCACCCTGGACATTCTTTGATGCAACCATCCATATGGGCCCTGCTGTTGTTGCAAGGGGCACAAAGGAGGCGGTGGATTATTATGAGGTGCTCTTGAAGGAGCTCAAGGAGAGGGTAGCGGGCAAGGTGGCTGCAATAGAAAATGAAAGGCACAGGATCTACTGGGACGGCATGCCTGTATGGGGCAAGCTAAGCACACTCAGCAATCAGTTTGCAGAGCTTAATACATGCATCGTGGCCTCTACCTATTGCAATAGCTGGATATTTGACCAGCTTGACCCCAAAGACCCCTTTGAGAGCATGGGAAGGGCATATACTGAGCTCTTTATCGTGAGGGATGAGGCATTCAAGGAAAGATATATGCGCAACTGCTTTGAAAAATATAAATTTGACGGGATCATATTCCACGATGCCAAGACCTGCCCCAACAACTCAAACAACAGGTATGGCCTGTCAGAGAGGATAAGTGAAACACTTGGCATACCCAGGCTGGTAATCAACGGCGACCTGAATGACCTGCGCTGCTACTCAGAGGAGCAGGCAAAGACCAATATTGAGGCATTTATTGAACAACTGGATGAAAGGTAA